Below is a genomic region from Citrobacter telavivensis.
TGCAGTCATCACTGTTCTCCGGCCTGAGGTAACTGAATGGACTCCGGCTTTTAAAGGCTTTTATCCATTCTGATTTTACTCTCTCCAGCCAGATATGAATTAATTCTTCATCCGAGAGTAAGTCTATGATTTTCAGGGTCTGAATGATCTGAGCTCTTGAATCAGAGGGAAAACATTGAGTTTGTAAGTAATCATCCCGGATAACAAGTTTATTTTTACTATAAAGCTTCTGTAAAACTGAGTTTTGATTCTCCCTGATAAATATCATGAGCTGATACCATGTAAAAAGACAGGCCCTTTCACTGCTACCTATCCATGATATTCTCTCTGTCGCTATCAGTTCTCTTTTAGATCTTATGATCATATTCCCGATTAATTCGTTAAGTTCCAGGGCTGTCCGGGTGCCAGCAATATCCTCGCGATGTTTTTTAATGTAGGCAATGTAATTTTCGGGTTTATCAAAAGGATCTGATGGCATGATTCTGATGCCGTATCTGGACAGAAAAGAAGAATAATACGCATTCAATCTTTCATTCAACACTTCGCGCGACAGGATTTCACCACTCATTTTCTTTATTTTCAGCTCGTTTTTTAAACAAAATAAGGATATAAAAACTATACAACATTGAAATAACAACGAATAAATAAGGCGATGAATCTGTGATTTGGCGCATAGAAAACCACTGAAAACGCCTGCTACGCAGAGGTAAAACGATTCCTTTCTCCTGCCACACACACGGATGGGTGAGACAGCAATGCAATGCTGGCTCAGTACTGATTATTGATGCAACGCCTTACGTCAACGAATGTGGTCACGCCGCTAAACTTTACGTCATTACCGGTTACTATATTTAAGCAGGAAGCATGATAAACACCTCCCGATGCTTACTGAAAATTATAAGGCCAGCACATCCAGGAACCCGATAAAAGACGCCTTATCAGGCCCGGCATCTGAAAAAGAGATGTAATGCATGCTGGCTATCAGCAAGGGACTGTTTGTCTGGAAATTAATAATTAAGGTTAATTGGTATTATAGGGAAGTGGATCTCAGCATATACTCGTGATACCTCAGGCTTCAGATTACTCGTGCCCTCTCAGTCTCACCAGACCTGGTCTGTGCTGCCATCCCGGCATGTATCTTCACGTTTATCGTGTATATAACTACTGTCCCTCCTGGGGAGGCCACATTACTGACAGTAACAAATTGAATATGGCAGGCAGGTAACACGTCCTGCGACAGTGCAAAAAAAACAGCACCCGCTGTTCCTTTGAACTCAACTAAAGGAACAGCACAATGAAAAGACATTACCCACACTTTAAAAAAATCACTCCCGATGATTTCCTGCTGAATCTGATTAATCACCATCTTAATCAGCTCCTAGCATGTCACGCTAAGATACTGGCATTTCGAATGGATTTTGATTACCAGCGAGGTACCAGCCGGTTCATTCGTAATTCCTCCGCAGAAATACAGGATGATCTCAGAGAGCTCACTCAGGCGATGATGAACCTTCCAGGCGTTATCGGTTGTTTCTGGGTGCTGGAATGGACATCAGAAGGAGAGGTACATGCCCATGCGATTTTTTATCTTAATGGTCAGGAGCATCAGAAATCATTCCCATTTATTTTACAGGCGGGAGTGCTGTGGCAACAGATTACCCATGGTGAGGGCAAATACCAGAGATGCAGGCCACAGGAATATCATCAGGACAATATTAACAATGTTGTTGAATATCACAACAACGAAGCCATCGACAGCCTGAGACGTATAGCCAGCTATCTGGCAAAAGAAGACCAGAAATACGGATTACCAATCTGGGGATACAACGACATTCCTTCGCCAGCCAGGCAGGGCAGACCGAGGAAGTTTAGTTAGTTTTTTACAGCAGCACCGGTTGCTATGCCGGAGCGGGCAGCAACGTTTAATCACCCGACTCCGGTACCCATTCAGCTACCGGAGAATCAAACCATGACCAGTAAACCTTCCCTGTCTGAAGACCAGTTCGTCGATATGGCTTTTATCACCCGCCTGCTGGGGGTCAGTGATAAATGGATTTACCGACTCATCAAGGATGGCCTCTATCCAAAACCCATCAAACTTGGACGAAGTTCACGCTGGTTGCAAAGCGAAGTCGAAGCCTGGCTGCAGGCCCGTATTGATGCATCCCGTCCTCAGCGCTAAACCCCTTCCCGTTCGTTAACCCAAAACCAGTGCGTCATCTCGTATCCGCCTCTTGCGGAGTCTTAC
It encodes:
- a CDS encoding inovirus Gp2 family protein, coding for MKRHYPHFKKITPDDFLLNLINHHLNQLLACHAKILAFRMDFDYQRGTSRFIRNSSAEIQDDLRELTQAMMNLPGVIGCFWVLEWTSEGEVHAHAIFYLNGQEHQKSFPFILQAGVLWQQITHGEGKYQRCRPQEYHQDNINNVVEYHNNEAIDSLRRIASYLAKEDQKYGLPIWGYNDIPSPARQGRPRKFS
- a CDS encoding helix-turn-helix domain-containing protein, whose amino-acid sequence is MTSKPSLSEDQFVDMAFITRLLGVSDKWIYRLIKDGLYPKPIKLGRSSRWLQSEVEAWLQARIDASRPQR